Proteins encoded in a region of the Sphingomonas sp. OV641 genome:
- a CDS encoding autotransporter domain-containing protein, with protein sequence MSYRRPVWKLPGFCLAGATAGLLLTNAAGAQTAEPDGRILFLGWTENREHSVWLSGTDPGEFFVVFPETGEHVDSWTQPDTGLHLTISPIVREYGGTHNLFAHIRTEFAEYDIFLDSADQRPGGLNFPNQWDPPDRDLPDTLTPGVRPNPDTLTPEVRPNPGTLTPAVRPNPDTLTPELRPIPDTLTPEVRPNPDTLTPGLRPIPDTLTPEVRPNPDTLTPGLRPIPDTLTPEVRPNPGTLTPEIRPDPGTLTPAVRPDPGTLTPEVRPDPGTLTPKVRPDPGTLTPEVRPDPGTLTPEVGPDPGTLTPGVRPDPDTLTPQVRPDPGALTPELRPDPGTLTPEVQPDPGTLTPEVRPDPGTLTPEVRPDPGTLTPELRPDPGTLTPEVRPDPDALTPEMRPDPDTLTPEVRPDPGALTPQVRPDPGTLTPELRPDPDTLTPEVHPDPGTLTPGLRPTPGALTPGSRPERHLPRDVRLRTDDPRPMLMTADQLCEAGRKGWLRVDPKLVEQACAVVADARRRWTAWGEASFTSLEDKRSGGAMKADSSLYSVGLDRLFDNQTVAGLAIQFGNSEHSSFRGAMRQKAEFLVLKPYMVHRIAGSDVILDASLGFSFAEYERHVLMLSGKHDSFSLAGTLGVSTQRPLGAGLLLRPRLALSYARFWHDPFSLQGNAAGIDLRVEQPASRLDYGAFAASLEISRPIRARDVIVIPFVEGGMDFAVLRPNEGRILRPDLNLVSTRSVIGSVRFGARMQVRRSVALVGSGEYYGIGSGGLSSWRWRASLSFRF encoded by the coding sequence GTGTCCTATCGTCGCCCGGTTTGGAAACTTCCCGGCTTCTGCCTGGCGGGAGCAACTGCCGGCCTGTTGCTGACGAACGCGGCTGGCGCGCAAACGGCGGAGCCGGACGGCCGAATATTGTTCCTGGGCTGGACGGAGAACAGAGAGCATTCGGTATGGCTCTCGGGCACCGATCCGGGCGAGTTCTTTGTCGTGTTTCCCGAAACGGGCGAACATGTGGATAGCTGGACGCAGCCCGACACCGGATTGCACCTGACCATCTCCCCGATCGTCCGCGAATATGGCGGAACACACAATCTTTTCGCGCACATCCGGACAGAGTTTGCCGAATACGACATCTTCCTCGACTCCGCCGATCAGCGGCCGGGCGGCTTGAACTTCCCCAATCAATGGGATCCCCCGGATCGCGACCTTCCCGATACGCTGACCCCGGGCGTCCGGCCCAATCCCGACACGCTCACGCCGGAGGTGCGGCCCAACCCCGGTACGTTGACGCCGGCAGTGCGGCCTAACCCAGATACGCTGACACCCGAATTGCGGCCGATTCCCGACACGCTGACTCCCGAGGTGCGGCCCAATCCAGATACGTTGACACCTGGCTTGCGCCCGATCCCCGACACGCTGACTCCCGAGGTGCGGCCCAATCCGGATACGTTGACGCCTGGCTTGCGGCCGATCCCCGACACGTTGACGCCTGAGGTGCGGCCGAACCCCGGAACACTGACGCCAGAGATTCGCCCCGATCCCGGCACACTGACGCCGGCCGTACGTCCTGATCCGGGAACGCTGACGCCAGAGGTGCGGCCCGATCCGGGAACACTGACGCCAAAGGTCCGTCCTGATCCCGGAACGCTCACGCCGGAGGTGCGGCCTGATCCGGGAACGCTGACCCCCGAGGTTGGGCCAGACCCGGGAACGCTGACACCAGGGGTGCGTCCCGATCCAGATACGCTCACTCCGCAAGTGCGACCCGACCCAGGGGCACTGACCCCGGAGCTGCGTCCCGATCCGGGGACGCTGACACCAGAGGTGCAGCCCGATCCTGGCACGCTGACGCCTGAGGTGCGGCCCGATCCGGGAACCCTGACGCCGGAGGTGCGGCCTGATCCGGGAACGCTGACTCCGGAACTGCGTCCCGATCCTGGCACGCTAACGCCAGAGGTGCGTCCTGATCCCGACGCGCTCACCCCTGAGATGCGTCCAGACCCCGACACGCTCACGCCCGAGGTGCGACCGGATCCGGGAGCTCTCACGCCGCAGGTGCGACCCGATCCCGGCACGCTCACGCCAGAACTGCGACCAGATCCAGACACGCTAACGCCAGAGGTTCATCCCGACCCGGGCACGCTCACTCCGGGGCTGCGACCCACGCCCGGCGCGCTCACGCCCGGCTCGCGCCCGGAGCGTCATCTTCCGCGCGACGTTCGCCTGAGGACTGACGATCCCCGCCCCATGCTGATGACCGCCGACCAGCTTTGCGAGGCCGGGCGCAAGGGCTGGCTCAGGGTCGATCCGAAGCTGGTCGAACAGGCCTGCGCCGTCGTCGCGGACGCGCGCCGGCGGTGGACGGCGTGGGGCGAAGCATCGTTCACGTCGCTCGAAGACAAGCGATCCGGCGGCGCGATGAAGGCCGATTCGTCGCTCTACAGCGTCGGACTCGATCGCTTGTTTGACAATCAGACGGTTGCCGGACTGGCGATCCAGTTTGGCAATTCGGAGCACTCATCCTTCCGCGGTGCCATGCGTCAGAAAGCCGAGTTCCTCGTGCTCAAGCCCTATATGGTTCACAGGATTGCAGGTTCAGACGTCATATTGGATGCAAGCTTGGGCTTCAGTTTCGCCGAATATGAGCGGCACGTGCTGATGCTGTCGGGCAAGCATGACAGCTTCTCCCTCGCCGGAACATTGGGCGTCAGTACGCAGCGTCCACTCGGCGCCGGCCTGCTGCTTCGACCGCGCCTCGCGCTCAGCTATGCACGCTTCTGGCACGACCCCTTCAGCTTGCAAGGCAATGCCGCCGGCATCGACCTACGGGTCGAGCAACCGGCGAGCCGTCTCGATTATGGCGCCTTCGCCGCATCCTTGGAGATCAGCCGCCCGATCCGGGCGCGCGATGTAATCGTCATCCCCTTTGTCGAAGGCGGAATGGACTTTGCTGTCCTCCGCCCGAACGAAGGCCGCATTCTGCGTCCCGATCTCAACCTGGTCTCGACGCGCTCGGTGATCGGCTCGGTGCGGTTCGGTGCACGGATGCAGGTGCGCCGCAGCGTCGCGCTGGTCGGCTCGGGTGAATATTACGGGATTGGCTCTGGCGGGCTCTCCAGCTGGCGATGGCGCGCCAGTCTGTCCTTCCGCTTCTGA
- a CDS encoding endonuclease/exonuclease/phosphatase family protein has product MIRVASYNMRKAIGTDRRRNPERILEVLREVNADVIALQEADRRFGARAAVITPHLLEEHSDWKPVTFGVRVNSMGWHGNALLVRKNSQIVDCELIHLPALEPRGAVMADVRIGATILRVIGMHLDLSGLWRRRQAAAILAHVSASTHKRPTVMMGDLNEWTRAAGCLRDFSRDFAFAETGPSFHARRPVGRLDRIMVSEQLTIVECGVHQSAAARKASDHLPIWADLRPA; this is encoded by the coding sequence ATGATCCGTGTCGCGAGCTACAACATGCGCAAGGCGATCGGCACCGATCGCCGTCGCAATCCCGAACGCATTCTGGAGGTGCTGCGTGAAGTGAACGCAGACGTGATCGCGTTGCAGGAGGCCGATCGCCGCTTTGGCGCCCGCGCAGCCGTGATCACGCCCCATCTGCTGGAAGAGCACAGCGACTGGAAGCCCGTCACCTTTGGCGTGCGCGTCAATTCCATGGGCTGGCATGGCAATGCGCTGCTTGTCCGAAAGAACAGCCAGATCGTCGATTGCGAGTTGATCCACCTCCCCGCGCTGGAGCCACGCGGCGCCGTGATGGCGGATGTTCGCATCGGCGCGACGATCCTCAGGGTCATCGGCATGCACCTGGACCTGTCCGGCCTGTGGCGCCGGCGGCAGGCGGCAGCCATTCTTGCCCATGTCTCGGCCAGCACGCACAAGCGCCCGACGGTGATGATGGGCGACCTGAACGAATGGACGCGGGCTGCGGGGTGCCTGCGCGACTTTTCGCGCGACTTCGCCTTTGCCGAGACGGGGCCGAGCTTTCACGCACGCCGGCCGGTGGGCAGGCTGGACCGGATCATGGTTTCCGAGCAGCTGACGATCGTGGAATGCGGCGTTCATCAAAGCGCCGCTGCCCGCAAAGCCAGTGATCACTTGCCCATCTGGGCCGATCTGCGCCCTGCATGA
- a CDS encoding patatin-like protein, translating to MIRETELRLALVCYGGISLAVYMHGITKEIWHVARASRASHAGEVLTGSAAVYAELMDEITRETGTRLRVLPDIIAGASAGGINGIFLAQALSAGQSLDPLTDLWLEKADVEALIAPGTAPATRFSKAWALPLAWMAAGRSADKLEALDDDTRDEVQAKLSHFVRSRWFEPPFDGPGFTAMLLDAFDAMAAAPRGPRLLPEGQPLDLFVTVTDFTGHPERLQLHSPAEVMETEHRLILSFTDHGRECETLAASPELTFAARATSSFPGAFPAFSVAELDAVLDGRAAQWPGRRAFLQRTLPRHVAANAAEKAHLIDGSVLANAPFRPAIDALDERPARREVDRRFVYIDPSPGMKFRLTRGNDGQPGFFQTILGAISELPRKQPIRDNLEALEARSRRIERMRAITDAVRPAIEAEVEALFGRTFFLDRPTPARLSGWRRRAQMAAAERAGFSYAAYAHLKIAGVIETITALLHAAGGEPGPQRWAKIRDRIEAALLARGYDEASPSDASSAASIDFLRTFDIGFRIRRLRLLARRLGELEPDHDEAVLLPVRQAIYDSLAAYIARKLPEPHRSLRGKVRSLKSDASGLLDELAGSLALTRIDGETDERMAAALAGLPRAPRRTLLLHYLGFPYVDLATLPLLQGAGVDEFDPVKIDRIAPDDCVAIRQGGAEATLKGIQFSNFGAFFSRAYRENDYLWGRLHGAERMIDIIISALPLDTRLKAGMVAAAKRRAFHAILDEEESRLSTVSALIASLRAEIG from the coding sequence ATGATCCGCGAGACCGAGCTGCGCCTGGCGCTGGTATGCTATGGCGGCATCAGCCTTGCCGTATACATGCATGGCATCACCAAGGAGATCTGGCATGTGGCGCGGGCCAGCCGCGCAAGCCACGCGGGAGAGGTGCTGACCGGCAGCGCGGCCGTTTATGCCGAACTGATGGACGAGATCACGCGCGAGACCGGCACCAGGCTGCGCGTGCTACCGGATATCATCGCAGGCGCCAGCGCGGGCGGCATCAACGGCATCTTCCTGGCGCAGGCGCTGAGTGCGGGGCAGTCGCTGGACCCGCTCACCGACCTCTGGCTCGAGAAGGCGGACGTCGAGGCGTTGATCGCGCCTGGCACCGCCCCCGCCACGCGCTTCTCCAAGGCGTGGGCGCTCCCGCTGGCCTGGATGGCGGCGGGAAGGAGCGCCGACAAGCTGGAGGCGCTGGACGACGATACACGCGACGAGGTGCAGGCGAAGCTTTCCCACTTCGTGCGATCGCGCTGGTTCGAACCGCCGTTTGATGGACCCGGGTTCACCGCCATGCTGCTGGACGCGTTCGACGCCATGGCCGCAGCGCCACGCGGCCCGCGCCTGCTGCCGGAGGGGCAGCCGCTTGACCTGTTCGTCACCGTTACCGACTTCACCGGCCATCCCGAACGCCTGCAGCTTCATTCGCCCGCGGAGGTGATGGAGACCGAGCACCGGCTGATCCTGTCCTTCACCGATCATGGCAGAGAGTGCGAGACCCTCGCCGCCTCGCCCGAACTGACCTTTGCTGCCCGGGCGACCTCGAGCTTTCCCGGCGCCTTTCCGGCATTCAGCGTTGCTGAACTGGATGCGGTGCTCGACGGACGCGCTGCGCAATGGCCGGGCCGACGCGCGTTTCTTCAGCGCACCCTGCCGCGCCATGTGGCGGCGAACGCCGCCGAGAAGGCGCATTTGATCGACGGGTCGGTGCTGGCCAATGCGCCGTTCCGCCCTGCCATCGACGCGCTGGACGAGCGGCCGGCGCGGCGCGAGGTCGATCGGCGGTTCGTTTACATCGATCCGTCGCCGGGCATGAAGTTTCGGCTGACCCGCGGCAATGATGGGCAACCGGGCTTCTTCCAGACCATCCTGGGAGCGATCAGCGAGCTTCCCCGCAAGCAGCCCATTCGGGATAATCTGGAGGCACTGGAAGCGCGTTCGCGCCGGATCGAACGGATGCGCGCGATCACCGATGCGGTTCGGCCGGCGATTGAAGCTGAGGTGGAGGCCCTGTTCGGGCGCACCTTCTTTCTCGATCGCCCGACGCCGGCTCGTTTGTCGGGATGGCGGCGGCGCGCCCAGATGGCGGCGGCGGAGCGCGCCGGGTTCAGCTACGCCGCTTATGCTCACCTGAAGATTGCCGGTGTGATCGAGACGATCACCGCGCTGCTCCATGCGGCCGGTGGCGAGCCTGGGCCGCAGCGCTGGGCAAAGATCCGCGACCGCATCGAGGCTGCCTTGCTTGCGCGCGGGTATGACGAGGCCAGCCCGTCCGATGCCTCAAGTGCGGCGTCGATCGATTTCCTGCGCACCTTCGACATTGGATTTCGGATCAGGCGCCTCCGCCTGCTCGCTCGGCGGCTCGGCGAGCTTGAGCCCGATCATGACGAGGCCGTGCTGCTGCCTGTGCGCCAGGCGATCTACGATTCTCTGGCCGCCTATATCGCCCGCAAGCTACCGGAGCCGCATCGATCCCTGCGCGGCAAGGTGCGATCGCTGAAGAGCGACGCAAGCGGGCTGCTCGACGAGCTTGCCGGATCGCTCGCGCTGACGCGCATCGATGGCGAGACGGACGAGCGGATGGCGGCTGCGCTGGCCGGATTGCCGCGAGCCCCGCGCCGGACCTTGCTCCTCCACTATCTCGGCTTTCCCTATGTCGATCTGGCGACCCTGCCGCTGTTGCAAGGCGCCGGCGTGGACGAATTTGATCCGGTGAAAATCGACCGCATCGCCCCGGATGATTGCGTTGCCATTCGGCAGGGCGGCGCTGAAGCAACGCTGAAGGGCATCCAGTTCAGCAATTTCGGCGCTTTCTTCAGCCGCGCCTATCGAGAGAACGACTATCTCTGGGGGCGCCTCCACGGTGCAGAGCGCATGATCGACATCATCATTTCGGCGCTACCGCTGGACACCCGGTTGAAGGCGGGCATGGTGGCCGCAGCGAAACGGCGGGCATTCCACGCCATTCTGGACGAAGAGGAATCGCGGCTGTCGACGGTGAGCGCGCTGATCGCTTCATTGCGCGCCGAGATCGGCTGA
- a CDS encoding DUF1049 domain-containing protein: MQFLKILFWALIAFAAALFTFGNWNWVPISLFGNLVAEVNLPILLLVTFLAGFLPTLLYQRAVRWRLRQRLAAAERMAADLRARDVASPAPVPANAPAPHPAPISPVAVSPEVA, from the coding sequence ATGCAGTTCCTGAAAATCCTGTTCTGGGCGTTGATCGCCTTTGCCGCCGCACTCTTCACCTTCGGCAACTGGAATTGGGTGCCCATATCCTTGTTCGGCAATCTGGTTGCTGAGGTTAACCTGCCGATCCTGCTGCTGGTGACGTTTCTGGCGGGATTTCTACCGACGCTTCTTTACCAGCGCGCCGTTCGATGGCGCCTGCGCCAGCGACTCGCTGCGGCGGAGCGCATGGCGGCCGATCTCCGCGCCCGGGATGTGGCGTCACCAGCGCCCGTGCCCGCGAATGCCCCGGCGCCACACCCAGCGCCGATTTCACCCGTTGCCGTTTCCCCAGAGGTCGCCTGA